The Juglans regia cultivar Chandler chromosome 1, Walnut 2.0, whole genome shotgun sequence nucleotide sequence aaactatttaatgtgGTAGAGCATTCAGATCAAGAAAAGTACAACCACCTTTTGATTATAACTGCATAGCTGTCTCCAGCCTATGGAAGAACTTGATATCAGCATGAATTAAGAAATCAGATTTTACTTGCCCAGAAATAAAGGTTGAAATGAAGGAAACATCATGCAATGGAATGTTCTTTGCATTTAGCATCTCCTTGCAACTCGATTGATGAATGTTATTCAATCTTATTAAACTAAGTTGCAAATTGTGATTTGGaagtacttatcaaaagaaaaaagattgtgATTTGGAAGCTAGTCAGTTGGGCTATGAGAGCCAGATGTTTGGGGTTCTTTTGAGTAGTTTTGCAAGGTCTTGTCTCTATGCTATGAAAAGTTTGTGTTGATATTTGCTCAGTGCCAATGTCACTTTAAGTTCAATCTAGCTTTGCTTAAAGGGATTTCAATTATGGAGTCTCACGTCATCGGCTCTATCTAATTATTCAATTTATCATTCTGAAGGAGTTTCTTTGTGTTAACCTGAAATAATTGTGTAGGAAGTCTTTGAGAGTCTGCGTACAGAATTCAGTAGTGAAGTTGACCTTCTGGCCAAAATTGATCACCGGAGTCTAGTCAAATTGCTAGGTTATATTGACAGAGGAAATGAACGCCTAATCATCACAGAGTATGTGCCAAACGGTACTCTAAGAGAACATTTGGATGGTAAGATTAGTGTAATCATAAGATTGGCAAATATCTCAATCCAGAACACCTTGATGTCAACTGTCTTGCTGCTATTACTGGCAGGTCAGCGTGGAAAAATTCTGGATTTCAATCAGCGACTTGAAATTGCCATCGATGTTGCTCATGGCCTAACTTATCTCCATCAATATGCAGGTACCTAACATTCAGTTTAATTGATTTGTTTCTTGGATAATCGGAATTCTTTAAAGTAATCCTAGTTTATCTattctttgggtttttttttttttttggggggggggatGAAATTGGAATCTTACAACCAagtgattttagaatttatgcTGCATTCCCCATTTTCCTTACTGTTCCTTCATCTTCTCAACAAAGAAGTAGAATCTACCAGAATACTTTTGATATAAAATACTAGACTTCACAATGTCCTAGTCTCAGTTTGGAGTGAAATATTATTTTCGTACATGATTATTCTCGTTATACATGGCTTTATATGTTaactcttttttctctctttgccTTACTGCAACTGCATCATCAATAGGAGGGTTGTAGTGGTCTGTATCTATCACCCTGTACAGTTATTACACTGAGGAGCCATGATTTCCACAGTCAATGGTTTCCATTCATCATGTAGACAACAAATGATGATAAAAGTCTCGTATTTGGAAACATGAATGCTTGAAACCCCATGCTACTTGAGAGCTATGTTCCTCTTATCCTCTTCCAGACCTGCCTTTGGGTGCATGCCTCATCATAGTCTGTCGAAAAAAGTTCTTATTCCAATGAGTGCATAATGTTCAGTCTGTGATTTAGACACTTTCATGTGTTCATGTGACATAGATATCGTATAGCCTATGTCATTTCTTTATGTATTTAATACTAATCGGCCAAATCTTTTGCTCATGTTGCTATAGAGAAGCAAATTATCCATCGGGATGTCAAGTCGTCCAACATTCTTCTGACAGAGAGCATGAGGGCTAAAGTGGCTGATTTTGGATTTGCAAGGCTTGGTCCACTGGAATCTGATCAAACACACATTTCTACTAAAGTGAAAGGGACAGTTGGCTACCTGGATCCTGAGTACATGAGGACCTATCAACTCACTACCAAGAGTGATGTTTACTCATTTGGGATTTTACTTATAGAGATTCTGACAGGTCACCGTCCTGTGGAAATGAAGAGAGCCCCTGAAGAGCGGGTGACACTTAGATGGGTAAGCATGTATTCTATTACATtcagagttttttttcttaaaaaaatttattttgaggCAGTTGTGTATACTTATCAAGTACTGTGGAACCTCATGTTACTCTCAGAACATGGGATAACCATTAATACATGTGAAACACAACGCCGATATGATGGAGTGTATCTCATGGAAACACCAAAATTACGACTATGCCTCTATCAAATGATTCTTTGTGCAGGTGTAACCTAGGCTGCAATCTGGAATTGGTGATGCCAAAGTCCTATCTCCTtgccatatttattattgtcaGCCTTCCACCCAACCTTACCCAGTTAAATCTATTAATGTTGGCTGGACTGAGATTACCAAGAGTTTAAgaaatgtaaatattatatttccaTTGGGAGTCTTGATTTGGTCCTACGATTAAGTTATTTCAGATGTTGGCTTGATTCACTCATAACGCCAATGCAGGGTACCGATGTCACTTTTTATTGTTACTTTGTTGCTCAGTTATGCTTTCCATGCATTTTAAAGTTACTGCTAACATTCAATTATTTAAGTTCTCAATGGATTTCATAATGTGCAGGCCTTTAACAAGTACAATGAAGGAAATGTGATGGAATTGGTGGATCCTTTGATGGAGGAAGTCGTCGATTCAGAGGTACTtatgaaaatgttttctttgGCTTTCCACTGTGCAGCACCAATTCGAGACGATCGCCCAGACATGAAATCAGTGGGAGAACAGTTGTGGGCAATAAGGGCAGACTATCTTAAGAGTGCAAGGACAGGGCATTGACTGCAATTTGGGAGTTGTCATTTGTAAATCGTGTTTTCTTCAGTGCTCACACGGCGAAGCAGATTTTTCCTTTGAACAAATCTTACTTTTTTGTTCTTTGCTTTATTCTTAATTCTTGAACACATTAGAAGATGTTTattgtttttcaacttctcatctCAAAGCAGTGCCTCACACTATGACAAGCATCAAAAGGAAATGGGAAAGGCATTTGCTTCTTGAACTTTGCTATGCTGTCATGTAGAATTGAGAATGTATTAAGAGTTTTGCTTCCCTTGAACTTTGCTATGATGTCATATAAGAATCAAGAATGGTGTCATGGACACACGTTCCATGGAAAAGCAGGCGGTGGAGAACGAGAATATGGGTTTCAAGGGGGGCAAGATTCTATACCTTAACCTCCTTTGTTTCTATGTTATTCATGACAGCCTCGAAAGTTTTACTTGAATGATGAAAGGGACTAAGAGAGAATAAAATTGCACTTTATTCTATCAACCTGTTACCCTACATTTCACCTGCATGCCAATATTCTCACTGCTGGGATCATTTTGCAACTC carries:
- the LOC108995633 gene encoding calmodulin-binding receptor-like cytoplasmic kinase 3 produces the protein MDLIVLSLLLLVQLPRIYASEIFHSKVCGADHIDYSYSNACEHFYINGNTVDKVFFCEALQSYHADGCIFDEYLESNRCESDPALADLEFKIGRKLSQKEVKEGQENHHQNIHPNGHKRLTPKIAAATTGVLVLCCVFLCACFQRKRKATSHTVLFKEPHSMDSVSSSDVICTSEKIPASPRRVPVSPSPSKFSLSPKLTRLGSLHLTLNQVTKATGNFSPSLQIGEGGFGTVYRAQLEDGQVVAIKRAKKEVFESLRTEFSSEVDLLAKIDHRSLVKLLGYIDRGNERLIITEYVPNGTLREHLDGQRGKILDFNQRLEIAIDVAHGLTYLHQYAEKQIIHRDVKSSNILLTESMRAKVADFGFARLGPLESDQTHISTKVKGTVGYLDPEYMRTYQLTTKSDVYSFGILLIEILTGHRPVEMKRAPEERVTLRWAFNKYNEGNVMELVDPLMEEVVDSEVLMKMFSLAFHCAAPIRDDRPDMKSVGEQLWAIRADYLKSARTGH